The following coding sequences are from one Streptomyces venezuelae window:
- a CDS encoding glutamate synthase subunit beta — protein sequence MADPKGFLNHGREVAQTRPVGERVKDWNEVYVPGSLLPIISKQASRCMDCGIPFCHNGCPLGNLIPEWNDYAYREDWSAASERLHATNNFPEFTGRLCPAPCEAACVLGINQPAVTIKNVEVSIIDKAWDANDVKPQAPERLSGKTVAVIGSGPAGLAAAQQLTRAGHTVAVYERADRIGGLLRYGIPEFKMEKRHINRRIEQMRAEGTKFRTGVEIGRDIDAAKLRRRYDAVVIAAGSTTARDLPVPGRELKGIYQAMEYLPLANKVQEGDYVTTPVSAEGKHVVVIGGGDTGADCVGTAHRQGAASVTQLEIMPKPGEERAPHQPWPTFPMLYKVTSAHEEGGERVYAVNTTHFEGDEDGNVQFLHLVEVEFIEGKLTPKPGTERKIPAQLVTLAMGFTGTDRENGLVDQFALELDERGNIARDGEFQTNVPGVFVAGDAGRGQSLIVWAIAEGRSAARGVDRFLTGASDLPAPIRPTDRALTV from the coding sequence ATGGCTGATCCCAAGGGCTTTCTCAACCACGGCCGCGAGGTCGCGCAGACCCGCCCGGTCGGCGAGCGCGTCAAGGACTGGAACGAGGTCTACGTTCCCGGCTCGCTCCTCCCGATCATCTCCAAGCAGGCCTCGCGCTGCATGGACTGCGGCATCCCGTTCTGCCACAACGGCTGCCCGCTGGGGAACCTGATCCCGGAGTGGAACGACTACGCGTACCGCGAGGACTGGTCGGCGGCGTCCGAGCGCCTGCACGCCACGAACAACTTCCCGGAGTTCACGGGCCGGCTGTGCCCGGCGCCCTGTGAGGCGGCGTGCGTGCTCGGCATCAACCAGCCGGCCGTCACCATCAAGAACGTCGAAGTCTCCATCATCGACAAGGCGTGGGACGCCAACGACGTGAAGCCGCAGGCGCCCGAGCGGCTCTCCGGCAAGACCGTCGCGGTCATCGGTTCGGGCCCGGCGGGTCTCGCCGCAGCCCAGCAGCTGACGCGGGCCGGCCACACCGTCGCCGTCTACGAGCGCGCCGACCGCATCGGCGGCCTGCTCCGCTACGGCATCCCCGAGTTCAAGATGGAGAAGCGGCACATCAACCGCCGCATCGAGCAGATGCGCGCGGAGGGCACCAAGTTCCGCACCGGTGTGGAGATCGGCCGCGACATCGACGCGGCGAAGCTCCGCAGGCGCTACGACGCGGTCGTCATCGCCGCGGGTTCCACCACCGCCCGCGACCTGCCCGTCCCCGGCCGTGAGCTCAAGGGCATCTACCAGGCGATGGAGTACCTGCCCCTGGCCAACAAGGTCCAGGAGGGCGACTACGTCACCACGCCCGTCTCCGCCGAGGGCAAGCACGTCGTCGTCATCGGCGGCGGCGACACGGGCGCGGACTGCGTGGGCACCGCCCACCGCCAGGGCGCGGCCTCCGTGACGCAGCTGGAGATCATGCCGAAGCCGGGCGAGGAGCGTGCCCCGCACCAGCCGTGGCCGACCTTCCCCATGCTGTACAAGGTCACCTCCGCGCACGAGGAGGGCGGCGAGCGGGTCTACGCCGTCAACACCACCCACTTCGAGGGCGACGAGGACGGCAACGTCCAGTTCCTGCACCTCGTCGAGGTGGAGTTCATCGAGGGCAAGTTGACCCCGAAGCCCGGCACCGAGCGGAAGATCCCCGCGCAGCTCGTCACCCTCGCGATGGGTTTCACCGGCACCGACCGCGAGAACGGCCTCGTGGACCAGTTCGCCCTGGAGCTCGACGAGCGCGGCAACATCGCACGCGACGGCGAGTTCCAGACGAACGTCCCCGGCGTCTTCGTCGCCGGTGACGCGGGCCGCGGCCAGTCGCTCATCGTGTGGGCGATCGCCGAGGGCCGCTCGGCGGCGCGCGGTGTGGACCGCTTCCTCACCGGCGCGAGCGACCTGCCGGCCCCGATCCGTCCCACGGACCGCGCCCTGACGGTCTGA
- a CDS encoding carbohydrate ABC transporter permease, with amino-acid sequence MTTRRTTLASRIGLPAAVVGLLLFTLFPVYWMVSTALDPKASLRGSDVLPSGIGFEHFEFVFDKGNFGTYLLNSAIVGLTTIVAAALLSLFAAIAVARFKFRFRTSVLIMILIVQMVPLEALVIPLFIQMRDYDMLNSLLGLSIVYIALSLPFAIWTLRGFVATVPKEVEEAAYIDGASWPRMFWSVLLPLVAPGLVATSIFAFITAWNEFVFAYTFMKGSDKYTAAVGIYQFFGENSTAWGPVMASSTLVTVPVMIFFVIVHRKLGSGLAAGAVKG; translated from the coding sequence GTGACAACCCGCCGCACCACGCTCGCCTCACGCATCGGCCTGCCCGCCGCGGTCGTCGGGCTCCTCCTCTTCACGCTCTTCCCCGTCTACTGGATGGTCTCCACCGCACTCGACCCCAAGGCGTCGCTGCGCGGCTCGGACGTCCTGCCCAGCGGCATCGGCTTCGAGCACTTCGAGTTCGTCTTCGACAAGGGAAACTTCGGCACGTACCTGCTGAACTCGGCGATCGTCGGCCTCACCACGATCGTCGCGGCCGCGCTGCTGTCGCTCTTCGCCGCCATCGCGGTGGCACGGTTCAAGTTCCGCTTCCGCACCTCCGTGCTGATCATGATCCTGATCGTGCAGATGGTGCCGCTGGAGGCCCTCGTCATCCCGCTCTTCATCCAGATGCGGGACTACGACATGCTCAACTCCCTCCTCGGCCTGAGCATCGTCTACATCGCCCTCTCGCTCCCCTTCGCCATCTGGACGCTGCGCGGCTTCGTCGCCACCGTCCCCAAGGAGGTCGAGGAGGCCGCGTACATCGACGGGGCGTCCTGGCCGCGGATGTTCTGGTCCGTGCTCCTCCCGCTGGTCGCCCCGGGGCTCGTCGCCACATCCATCTTCGCCTTCATCACGGCGTGGAACGAGTTCGTGTTCGCGTACACGTTCATGAAGGGCAGCGACAAGTACACGGCGGCCGTGGGCATCTACCAGTTCTTCGGCGAGAACTCCACGGCCTGGGGGCCGGTCATGGCCAGCTCCACGCTCGTCACCGTGCCCGTGATGATCTTCTTCGTGATCGTCCACCGGAAGCTCGGGTCGGGTCTGGCGGCGGGAGCGGTCAAGGGCTGA
- a CDS encoding sugar ABC transporter substrate-binding protein: protein MSLGLTATACGGDDGDSGDKATDGKGKTLTVWIMEGTNPDARPFFEEAEKAFTKKTGAKIKVEYQQWASAQKKFTTAIEGGEDQVPDVAEVGTTWVPQFAETDALVDVTDEVKKSGLNDDLVEGLKDAGTLDGKQYGMPWYAGVRSIVYRKDIFEKHDLKPPTTWKELQETAKTLKEKEPKLVSFPVAGGAEMFAAPFIWGAGGELATESGGKWKSGVNSPDAIKGIEFYTGLATKDKVSPAKVNTWTEKEVGDAWNKGEIAMAIGGNWTPKAIVDNNPDLKGKLGAVPIPGQNGGMSKSFLGGSYLSTFNTDKKDLAWEFVKMLTTGEFAAKWAEETNYFPGQNSELKKIEAKKDPLVEPFAKQMLEAGATVPKTKSYGEIQASKVIPGMVQSILTGKASVKEAADKAAKDMDAIFAKDE from the coding sequence ATGAGTCTCGGACTGACCGCCACGGCGTGCGGTGGGGATGACGGCGACTCGGGCGACAAGGCCACCGACGGCAAGGGCAAGACCCTCACCGTGTGGATCATGGAGGGGACCAACCCCGACGCGCGCCCCTTCTTCGAGGAGGCCGAGAAGGCCTTCACCAAGAAGACCGGCGCCAAGATCAAGGTCGAGTACCAGCAGTGGGCCAGCGCCCAGAAGAAGTTCACGACCGCCATCGAGGGCGGCGAGGACCAGGTGCCCGACGTCGCGGAGGTCGGCACCACCTGGGTGCCGCAGTTCGCCGAGACCGACGCCCTCGTCGACGTCACGGACGAAGTGAAGAAGTCGGGCCTCAACGACGACCTCGTCGAGGGCCTCAAGGACGCGGGCACCCTCGACGGCAAGCAGTACGGCATGCCCTGGTACGCGGGCGTCCGCTCCATCGTCTACCGCAAGGACATCTTCGAGAAGCACGACCTGAAGCCCCCGACCACGTGGAAGGAGCTCCAGGAGACCGCCAAGACGCTCAAGGAGAAGGAGCCCAAGCTCGTCTCCTTCCCCGTCGCGGGCGGCGCCGAGATGTTCGCCGCCCCCTTCATCTGGGGTGCGGGCGGCGAACTCGCCACCGAGTCCGGCGGCAAGTGGAAGTCCGGCGTCAACTCGCCCGACGCCATCAAGGGCATCGAGTTCTACACCGGCCTCGCCACCAAGGACAAGGTCTCCCCGGCCAAGGTCAACACCTGGACCGAGAAGGAGGTCGGCGACGCCTGGAACAAGGGCGAGATCGCCATGGCCATCGGCGGCAACTGGACCCCGAAGGCCATCGTCGACAACAACCCCGACCTCAAGGGCAAGCTCGGCGCGGTGCCGATCCCGGGCCAAAACGGCGGCATGAGCAAGTCCTTCCTCGGCGGCTCCTACCTGTCCACGTTCAACACGGACAAGAAGGACCTCGCCTGGGAGTTCGTCAAGATGCTCACCACCGGCGAGTTCGCCGCCAAGTGGGCCGAGGAGACCAACTACTTCCCCGGCCAGAACTCCGAACTGAAGAAGATCGAGGCGAAGAAGGACCCGCTCGTCGAGCCCTTCGCCAAGCAGATGCTGGAAGCCGGCGCGACCGTCCCCAAGACCAAGTCGTACGGCGAGATCCAGGCCTCCAAGGTCATCCCCGGCATGGTCCAGTCGATCCTCACCGGCAAGGCGTCCGTGAAGGAAGCGGCGGACAAGGCGGCCAAGGACATGGACGCGATCTTCGCCAAGGACGAGTAG
- a CDS encoding carbohydrate ABC transporter permease has translation MPAPRGPRPPDGAAEAARRRKKLITLTRPWLLLAPSLVVLAGLLLWPLIQVGKLSLEDYEVKFGGGTSTFTGFDHYSDLLSSSLLWKTVLPNTVFFAFACVGLTVALGTLVALLLNRLGTTWRMICSVAILAAWAMPAVTGTYVWIWLFQPQDGMVSQIAGSVGLIDPETTNWFTERGPFYAIATLNVVHHGFPFVAITVLAGLLTIPKELYEAGELDGANAWQRFWNITVPTIKPVFLVVTILSTIWDFKVFTQVYLQPGGDGSNEEVYNLGVFSYIQAFAKNDYGTGAAAAVLLTVLLLIITVVYIRTLFRQGEEDL, from the coding sequence ATCCCGGCTCCCCGCGGCCCCCGGCCCCCCGACGGCGCCGCCGAAGCGGCCCGCCGCCGCAAGAAGCTCATCACACTCACCCGCCCCTGGCTGCTCCTCGCGCCCTCCCTCGTGGTCCTCGCGGGCCTGCTCCTGTGGCCGCTGATCCAGGTCGGCAAGCTCTCCCTGGAGGACTACGAGGTCAAGTTCGGCGGCGGCACCAGCACGTTCACCGGCTTCGACCACTACAGCGACCTGCTCTCCAGCAGTCTGCTGTGGAAGACGGTCCTGCCCAACACCGTCTTCTTCGCCTTCGCCTGCGTCGGCCTCACCGTCGCACTCGGCACCCTCGTCGCGCTGCTGCTCAACCGCCTCGGCACCACCTGGCGGATGATCTGCTCCGTCGCGATCCTCGCCGCCTGGGCCATGCCCGCGGTGACGGGCACATACGTGTGGATCTGGCTCTTCCAGCCGCAGGACGGCATGGTCAGCCAGATCGCGGGCTCCGTCGGCCTCATCGACCCGGAGACCACCAACTGGTTCACCGAACGCGGCCCGTTCTACGCCATCGCCACGCTCAACGTCGTCCACCACGGCTTCCCGTTCGTCGCCATCACCGTCCTCGCGGGACTCCTGACGATCCCCAAGGAGCTGTACGAAGCCGGGGAACTGGACGGCGCCAACGCCTGGCAGCGGTTCTGGAACATCACCGTGCCGACCATCAAGCCCGTCTTCCTCGTGGTGACCATCCTCTCCACCATCTGGGACTTCAAGGTGTTCACCCAGGTGTACCTGCAACCCGGCGGCGACGGCTCCAACGAAGAGGTCTACAACCTGGGCGTCTTCTCGTACATCCAGGCCTTCGCCAAGAACGACTACGGCACCGGTGCCGCGGCCGCGGTCCTGCTGACCGTGCTGCTCCTGATCATCACCGTCGTCTACATCCGCACGCTGTTCCGCCAGGGGGAGGAGGACCTGTGA
- a CDS encoding SDR family NAD(P)-dependent oxidoreductase, whose amino-acid sequence MRHGLDGKVVLITGAGRGQGAAEARLFAAAGARVVVTDVRKDEGREVAGSLGGRGLFVRHDVADAESWASAVAEALGAFGRLDVLVNNAALWRTASVEDETYGNFEALLRVNLLGPFLGIQAVLPALKEAGGGSVVNVSSTAGLVGVPGHAAYGSTKFGLRGLTRSAALDLAKYRVRVNSVHPGAVDTPMISAASAGRDWSHLPLGRMGRPEEVGELVLFLASDASSYVTGAEFTVDGGSTTG is encoded by the coding sequence ATGCGCCACGGCCTGGACGGGAAAGTCGTGCTCATCACCGGGGCGGGCCGCGGGCAGGGCGCCGCGGAGGCGCGGCTCTTCGCGGCGGCCGGGGCACGGGTCGTGGTGACGGACGTACGGAAGGACGAGGGCCGCGAAGTCGCCGGATCCCTGGGCGGGCGGGGGCTGTTCGTACGTCATGACGTCGCCGACGCGGAGAGCTGGGCCTCGGCCGTGGCGGAGGCGCTCGGCGCGTTCGGGCGGCTCGACGTGCTGGTGAACAACGCGGCGCTGTGGCGGACGGCGTCCGTGGAGGACGAGACGTACGGAAACTTCGAGGCGCTGCTCCGGGTCAACCTCCTGGGGCCGTTCCTGGGCATCCAGGCGGTGCTGCCCGCACTGAAGGAGGCGGGCGGCGGGTCGGTCGTGAACGTGTCGTCGACGGCGGGGCTGGTCGGCGTCCCGGGGCACGCGGCGTACGGGTCGACGAAGTTCGGGCTGCGGGGGCTGACCCGCTCCGCGGCGCTGGACCTGGCGAAGTACCGGGTGCGGGTCAACTCGGTGCATCCGGGGGCGGTCGACACCCCGATGATCTCCGCTGCCTCCGCCGGGCGGGACTGGTCGCACCTGCCGCTGGGCAGGATGGGCCGCCCGGAGGAGGTCGGGGAGCTGGTGCTGTTCCTGGCGTCGGACGCGTCGTCGTACGTCACCGGGGCGGAGTTCACCGTGGACGGCGGCTCGACGACGGGGTGA